The nucleotide sequence AAATGTCCACTCGTTACCGGGTCAAAACTCCCCGAGCAAACGCCAATTCTCATATTACGACTCCTTTACAACTTTTTGTGCATCAAAAATGATACGACAGTTTCACCGTATCGTTCTTGACGGCGTATCTCCAGTTTCGCAAGAGATGCTTCATCTATCATCTCTTTTTTCGAATGTTCTGTGACCAGTACACCACCGTCTGCCAAAACATTGCTTGTGTCAACGCTCGTCACGACCTTCTCAACGAACCCCTGCTCATACGGCGGATCGGCAAAGATCAGATCAAACTGTTTCCCTTCGCTTGCATATTGCGCCAGATAGCGAAGTCCATCACCTTTGAGCACAGTAATACGATCATCCAGTTTCGTCTTGACAGCATTTTCTCGAATAATGCGTTGACAGTTCGCACTTTTATCAATTGCGATCGCAGATGATGCGCCTCGGCTGAGCGACTCTAAGCTCAGATTGCCCGTCCCTGCGAACACATCCAAAACGCGCGCATCTTCTACCAGATACCCCAGAATGCCAAATAGCGATTCTTTTACACGATCGGTAGTCGGCCGTGTAGACAAGCCTGTCGGTGTTTTCAATTGTATTCCTTTAGCACTGCCTGTAATAATTCTCATATTCATCCCTCAGTTTAATATTGTATCATATTTCACCTATCTCATACAATATAGAAAGATTTACTTCTT is from Selenomonadales bacterium and encodes:
- the rsmD gene encoding 16S rRNA (guanine(966)-N(2))-methyltransferase RsmD yields the protein MRIITGSAKGIQLKTPTGLSTRPTTDRVKESLFGILGYLVEDARVLDVFAGTGNLSLESLSRGASSAIAIDKSANCQRIIRENAVKTKLDDRITVLKGDGLRYLAQYASEGKQFDLIFADPPYEQGFVEKVVTSVDTSNVLADGGVLVTEHSKKEMIDEASLAKLEIRRQERYGETVVSFLMHKKL